From Thermococcus sp.:
CTACCTGATGGAGAAGGGCAAAGTAAGGGTCTTCAACGGCGAGAGGGAGCTGTCCTTCCAGGATCTGGTCGAACTCGGCCGGAAGCGCGATGATCAGTTCGACATAAAGTTGCTCGTCTACACCGACCTTCGGGACAGGGGTTACACCGTCAAGTCAGCCCTCAAGTTCGGCTCTCACTTCCGCGTTTACCGGCGTGGAATGGACGAGCACTCACAATGGCTCGTCTGGGTAGTCCCCGAGAACCTGCGCTTTTCCCCGAACGACATCACGGCGCGGGTTAGGGTGGCCCACGGCGTCAGGAAGAACATGATTATGGCCGTCGTAGATGAGGACAACGACGTGGTTTATTACAAAGTTGAGTGGGTTAAGTTCTGAGGCCTCACTTTCTCAGCCCCCTCAATTCCGTCACGACATTCTGGACCCACTCTGGAAGTTCCTCAAAGGGAACGATCCTAACGCTGACATTCCCTGATTTTAG
This genomic window contains:
- the endA gene encoding tRNA-intron lyase, producing the protein MKEPIIFQLSGDRVFSDREKAINQFYNKRYFGEVVNGKLFLSLIEAAYLMEKGKVRVFNGERELSFQDLVELGRKRDDQFDIKLLVYTDLRDRGYTVKSALKFGSHFRVYRRGMDEHSQWLVWVVPENLRFSPNDITARVRVAHGVRKNMIMAVVDEDNDVVYYKVEWVKF